The Gemmatimonadales bacterium DNA window GACCGTCACGTCGCCCGACCCCGTATCCACCGAGAGGGCGCTCGCCGTGACCCCGTCGACCCGCACGTCGCCGGAACCGGTGTCGAGCGACAGGTCTCCGGTCTTGATGTTGCTCAGCGTGATGTCTCCCGACCCGGTGTCGACCGAGAGACCGCCGTCGTGCCCTGCCATGGTCACGTCACCTGAGCCGGTGTCGATCGAGAGCGACCCCGCCGTCCCCGTGGCCGCGACATCGCCGCTCGCGGTCTGCACCCTGATCGACCCGTCGACGTTGGCCAGTGTCACCTTGCCGACACCGAGTTTGAGCTCCGCGCGAGCCCCGGAGGGCAGCATGAGGCGGATATCCGCCCACGCGGTCAGGCCGCTGCCACGTGACGAGACCGTCACGCGGGGGCCCTTCCCTCCGCCGTAGCTCTCGCCGTTGAAGGTGCCGTCGCGATCGAGGCGGAGCGTGGTCTCGTGATTGCTGCCCATCGCCGGGTAGACGAACCGGTCGCCGGGATAGATGACCCGCAGCGTGCCCCCAGATTGCTCCACCGTGAGCTTGGCACCGTCGGCACCCTGCCGTTTCACCTCCACCGAGGCGGCCCCACCAGAGGCGGCCTCAACCGAGAGGTTTCCGATCAGGTTGTAGACCTGGATGTTGGATCCGGCGAGTTCGAATCGCTCGGCCTGCTGGGCCTGCATGGAGGCGAGCGGTGCCGTCGAGAGGACGAGCGCGGCGACAAGGAGGCGGACGGGACGGTTCACGGTGCGAGCTCCTGGGGGAAGGTATCAGGAGGTTGGACGGGCAAATCAGCCAAAAGGTTGCAGCCGATCTACCGCGGGGCCACCGAGACCCCTTCCAGCAGGATGGGCGGCATGGCCATGCTCCCCCGCCATTCAATGTCGCGGCCGAGGCCGGAGATGCGGCTCAGCAATTCGTAGGCATTCCCCGCGACAGCGGCGTCCTTGACGCGGCCCACGATCTCTCCGTCGGTCACGCGATACGCGAGGGCCACCGGATGCGAAAATGCGCCGCCGATGACGTTGCCCTGCCCGACGCCGATCAGCTCATCGACGATCAGCCCGTCCGGGATCCGCGCGACGAGCTCTTCCCACGACAGGTCGCCGGGGGCGGCAACGAGATTGGAGTAGGCGGCCTGCGGTTTGCCGAAGGTGGATCGCCTGGCATGCCCGGTGGCGGGGACGCCGGCGCGAGCCGCCGTCTCCAGGTCGTAAATGAATCCGGCGATCACTCCCGCTCTGACCAGGGGGAAGCGGCGCGTCACGACCCCTTCGTCGTCGATGGCGCGTGAGCCGGGTGCCCCGGCCACCCACGGGTCGTCGACGAGGGAGAGACTCGGGTCGAACGCACGCTCCCCAATCCGGCCTCCCAGCGGCGAGATGCCCTGGAACACCGCTTTCCCCTGGCACGCTTGCCGGAGCGGGAGGAAGAGTGCCGCCGAGCCGGCCGCCGTGAAGAGCACGGGCAATTCGCCCCGCGGAGGCGGCGCGGCTCGCTCCGCCCAGCGCATGCGCCGGCCGATCGACTCCGCCAGCCTGGCGACGACCGGCTCCCCGGGAAGGTCTGCGGCGGCGTGGTAGTCCCCGACCATCAGGATGTCGTCGCCGGAGACCCGCGTGACTTCGGCGGCGAGCAGCACCGTCGTCACGTCGTAGGTCGCCTCGACGCCGCGGCTGTTTGCCACCCGCACCGACCCGGCGCTCCGTTCCACCGTCACGTTCACCTGCCAGCCGTCGTGGGAGAGTCGCTCGAGGAGCGACTGACCCAGCGCCGTCAGGTCAGCGACGGAGGCGGCGGCAGCGGCCGGAGCGTGGGTGCGTACCTCCGGGAGCGG harbors:
- a CDS encoding DUF4097 family beta strand repeat-containing protein: MNRPVRLLVAALVLSTAPLASMQAQQAERFELAGSNIQVYNLIGNLSVEAASGGAASVEVKRQGADGAKLTVEQSGGTLRVIYPGDRFVYPAMGSNHETTLRLDRDGTFNGESYGGGKGPRVTVSSRGSGLTAWADIRLMLPSGARAELKLGVGKVTLANVDGSIRVQTASGDVAATGTAGSLSIDTGSGDVTMAGHDGGLSVDTGSGDITLSNIKTGDLSLDTGSGDVRVDGVTASALSVDTGSGDVTVTTAAVGNVEVDTGSGDIRIGLTGDVSELSVDTGSGDVEISAPKSLGAMVEIETSSGDITTEFPLQVTRKGRDGLRGTIGDGKGRITIDTASGDVTLRQRS
- a CDS encoding TldD/PmbA family protein, producing the protein MIVRLLELATARTEAADVTLKTDETVTLLFEAGRLKSTSWSQEQGVNLRVLAGGRLGVAGSTAATPDSVVEAALASAAIGEPVEFLLPAPAPLPEVRTHAPAAAAASVADLTALGQSLLERLSHDGWQVNVTVERSAGSVRVANSRGVEATYDVTTVLLAAEVTRVSGDDILMVGDYHAAADLPGEPVVARLAESIGRRMRWAERAAPPPRGELPVLFTAAGSAALFLPLRQACQGKAVFQGISPLGGRIGERAFDPSLSLVDDPWVAGAPGSRAIDDEGVVTRRFPLVRAGVIAGFIYDLETAARAGVPATGHARRSTFGKPQAAYSNLVAAPGDLSWEELVARIPDGLIVDELIGVGQGNVIGGAFSHPVALAYRVTDGEIVGRVKDAAVAGNAYELLSRISGLGRDIEWRGSMAMPPILLEGVSVAPR